From the genome of Candidozyma auris chromosome 2, complete sequence, one region includes:
- a CDS encoding mitochondrial 54S ribosomal protein mL60, translating into MFGAFRSSLVAYGGYLWKKAPRLSQPQKQRLRRRMQLVDHNIEVLYQSLKQDNSVSTGYKKIDALKFEFPKENEMSPRDKYTTFDKKVRGYRKSVHFVPKWTKKSFRENPKYF; encoded by the coding sequence ATGTTTGGTGCCTTCAGAAGCTCCCTTGTGGCGTATGGAGGGTACTTGTGGAAAAAAGCACCTAGGCTCTCGCAGCCCCAAAAACAGAGACTTAGAAGACGCATGCAGCTAGTCGACCATAACATCGAGGTGCTTTACCAGTCGTTGAAGCAGGACAACTCTGTATCTACAGGttacaagaagatcgatGCGTTAAAGTTTGAATTCCCCAAAGAGAATGAAATGCTGCCCAGAGATAAGTACACCACATTTGACAAGAAGGTGCGTGGCTACAGAAAGCTGGTGCACTTTGTACCCAAGTGGACCAAGAAGTCTTTCAGAGAAAATCCCAAGTATTTCTAG
- the MSB2 gene encoding Msb2p, with translation MKSFVWPLLLALAAAAEGQSSGRNPASQSVGTNNNNNGNNNNNNNGNNNGNTNGNNYFNNYWSSILNQAQGNKEADNSPSSTAGTSPTDTASRSSPGSPFQDWTSIVPNPSAFFGAQASQSSGTPQTPQTSSTSQSSTAPQTPQTSSTSQSSAAPPAPGTSQTSQTTSPTPATSSSSSSSASGPLFAPTSASSSAPAPAPSSSSLSTSTPGTSTPGTSTPSTSSTKTSSPATPTTESSSSSAPPTTSTPSSAEASPSSSSSSSSSPFSTLAPSDATLSTESSTQSTESFTQADVSSTSSLSSSSSTSPTTISSSSSMSSSSSSSSSSLSSSSISTSSSSPSSSSSSLSSSSSKSGWLNDILTSDSSSSTSSTSTLSPTTSSPPPTPSSSSTEIVATSSPSSQSSPSSSTPSSGVIDTSSPLPSSAMSTETSGLDTEAPSPSTSLYPSIGPTSSTGSSTQSFENPILSGGSDSTSSSTPTSESSNEPPLGNQIPTSESSSGVPTSSSADFSPVTTSSSTWSSSTPSETTNAAITSSLTSSSSTFESSENALTLSSSTDASSPVSSSETYEPVTPDTSSFPATSSAPEVSSSPASSSTPSNPVTSSTPDVGSSPTTSSTPSSSSTPAVISSLTTSSSLPPTVSQPISSPSTTSSSSFPESTTSSDSAVTPAATTSSSLVSEPSTPTSSYAVTTSSASSPSAESVLSSPSEYSSVLSSSSETPLALTTSGSTPSAVSSVIESQQSSFTSQVSPSSVVSPSSELAPPVVSSTEAVSPSSAPTGSSTSQVFSGEPYVQTSPVSQQPVVSSPVTSQSPAPTSATQTPAAPSSPEITASPQEPATSSTKNWLPTQIVVESSHTEGDSFTSATTAPTKTSGLPEAITPAETASPGKDYDLIYIGFKEGLNYPFVVENSLSSAQIFEYLPRVLQFPFGDKEEYNGTLVSRLVPYHAEGINYVITVAEVYFPSNAVKALSSLILDDSSKLYRNPDQTEAKLAALIDKRIPIVGLNTGSGSSSDNSNQNNGSYDSSNSPVKKKGTIAGVATGAAVGSILYMSLMVLLFKKYKKKRALQLPSSDNESSLDWSSHGDSHGQSNTNSTGSTRPEISEPVNAFNSLGWSS, from the coding sequence ATGAAATCTTTTGTTTGGCCACTTCTATTGGCCTtggctgctgccgctgaAGGTCAGTCTTCGGGCAGAAACCCTGCCAGCCAGAGTGTTGGaaccaacaacaacaacaacggcaacaacaacaataacaATAATGGTAACAACAACGGCAACACCAACGGCAACAACTATTTCAACAACTACTGGAGCTCCATCCTCAACCAGGCCCAGGGAAACAAAGAGGCTGACAACAGCCCTCTGTCGACGGCAGGAACCTCGCCTACGGACACTGCTTCTCGGTCTTCTCCGGGTAGTCCCTTCCAGGACTGGACATCCATCGTACCCAACCCTTCAGCGTTTTTTGGAGCCCAAGCATCGCAGTCTTCTGGGACGCCACAGACTCCTCAGACGTCGCTGACATCGCAGTCCTCTACTGCACCACAGACTCCTCAGACGTCGCTGACATCGCAGTCCTCTGCGGCACCACCAGCTCCTGGTACATCGCAGACCTCGCAGACTACTTCACCTACTCCTGCTACGTCGAGCTCATCATCCAGCCTGGCATCGGGACCTTTGTTTGCTCCAACCTCCGCTCTGTCCAGCGCCCCTGCGCCCGCTCCGTCTAGCAGCTCTTTAAGTACATCTACCCCCGGTACTTCCACCCCCGGTACTTCCACCCCCagtacttcttcaacaaagacgTCTTCACCAGCCACCCCAACGACTGAGTCGTCCTCCAGCTCTGCCCCTCCAACTACGTCCACTCCCTCTTCGGCAGAGGCTTCGCCGCTGAGCTCCAGCTCTTCGTCATCGAGTCCATTCTCCACGTTGGCTCCCAGCGATGCAACTCTTTCCACAGAATCATCGACTCAATCGACAGAGTCCTTCACCCAGGCTGACGTTCTGTCGACCCTGTCATTGCTGTCGTCATCGCTGACATCACCCACGACAATTTCGCTGAGCTCTTCGATGAGCTCTTCGCTGAGctcctcgtcttcgtccCTTTCGAGCCTGAGCATAAGTACCTCTTCGTCCTCACCATCGAGCCTGAGTCTGAGCCTAAGCCTGAGCTCTCTGAAACTGGGCTGGTTGAATGACATCTTGACGTCAGACTCCTCATCGCTGACttcgtcaacttcaacGCTTTCCCCAACGACATCGAGCCCACCGCCAACTCCGCTGTCGCTGTCCACTGAAATAGTGGCTACATCTCTGCCAAGTAGCCAATCTAGTCCCCTGTCTTCAACGCCGTCTAGTGGGGTAATTGACACTTCGTCGCCTCTTCCATCATCGGCGATGTCAACTGAAACATCTGGGTTGGATACAGAGGCCCCGCTGCCGCTGACGTCGTTATATCCTTCTATAGGGCCGACCTCGTCTACTGGCTCGTCTACTCAGTCTTTCGAGAATCCCATACTATCTGGGGGGTCGGACAGCacctcatcttcaacgcCAACATCGGAAAGCTCTAATGAACCGCCCTTAGGCAACCAGATCCCTACTAGTGAACTGAGCTCGGGTGTGCCAACGTCATCAAGTGCAGACTTCTCTCCCGTGACTACGTCAAGCTCTACTTGGCTGTCATCCACTCCTAGTGAGACCACGAACGCTGCTATTACATCGCTGTTGAcgtcttcatcgtcaactTTCGAGCTGTCGGAGAATGCCTTAACTTTGAGTTCAAGTACAGATGCGTCATCTCCGGTGCTGTCTAGTGAAACTTATGAGCCGGTAACACCTGACACCTCGTCATTTCCAGCTACGTCATCGGCGCCAGAAGTGAGCTCGAGCCCAGCATCGTCGTCCACTCCGTCTAATCCTGTCACTTCATCGACACCGGATGTCGGGTCTAGTCCAACGACATCGTCGACcccatcttcatcatcgacaCCAGCGGTGATCTCGAGTCTAACGacttcatcatcacttcCCCCTACCGTCTCACAGCCCATTTCAAGTCCATCGACGACGCTGTCTTCGAGCTTCCCTGAGTCAACTACGTCGTCGGACTCGGCTGTTACTCCAGCAGCCACCACTTCATCCTCGCTCGTGTCAGAACCGTCGACGCCCACTTCGAGTTACGCGGTCACCACTTCGAGTGCCTCCCTGCCTTCCGCGGAGTCCGTTTTACTGTCACCTTCGGAATATCTGTCtgttttgtcttcttctagTGAGACACCTTTGGCTTTGACGACATCTGGCTCTACGCCATCTGCTGTGCTGTCTGTCATCGAATCACAGCAAAGCAGCTTCACAAGCCAGGTTTCGCCCTCAAGTGTGGTGTCTCCATCTTCGGAGCTCGCACCACCAGTCGTCTCATCCACGGAAGCAGTCAGTCCATCTCTGGCGCCAACAGGATCTTCCACTTCTCAAGTCTTCTCAGGAGAACCCTATGTGCAAACATCGCCAGTGTCTCAGCAGCCAGTTGTTTCACTGCCAGTCACATCTCAGTCGCCAGCACCTACCAGTGCTACACAGACACCTGCAGCCCCATCTTCCCCGGAAATTACCGCATCTCCTCAGGAGCCAGCAACCCTGTCGACGAAGAACTGGTTGCCAACACAAATTGTCGTTGAGTCCAGTCACACTGAGGGTGATAGCTTTACTTCTGCCACCACTGCTCCTACTAAGACTTCTGGTTTGCCGGAGGCGATCACTCCAGCGGAGACTGCTTCTCCTGGTAAGGACTATGACCTCATTTACATTGGTTTCAAGGAAGGCTTGAACTATCCGTTTGTTGTCGAGAACTCATTGTCATCTGCCCAAATTTTTGAATACCTTCCTAGAGTATTGCAGTTCCCATTCGGTGACAAGGAAGAGTACAATGGCACCCTAGTGAGCAGATTGGTGCCATACCACGCTGAAGGTATTAACTATGTGATCACGGTCGCGGAAGTTTACTTCCCCCTGAATGCTGTCAAGGCCTTGTCCCTGCTCATTTTGGATGACAGCTCCAAGTTGTACAGAAATCCTGATCAGACTGAAGCTAAATTGGCTGCGCTTATAGACAAGAGAATTCCAATAGTGGGGTTGAACACCGGGCTGGGCTCTTCACTGGATAACTCAAACCAGAATAATGGTTCTTATGATTCATCAAACAGTCctgtgaagaagaagggtACTATTGCTGGTGTGGCAACGGGTGCCGCTGTTGGTTCCATACTCTACATGTCTCTTATGGTGCTCTTattcaagaagtacaaaaagaagagagctcTTCAGCTTCCCTCCTCTGACAACGAGAGCTCCTTGGACTGGAGCTCCCATGGTGATTCCCATGGACAATCAAACACAAACTCTACGGGTTCTACGCGCCCTGAGATTTCTGAGCCTGTGAATGCTTTCAACTCACTTGGCTGGTCATCATAG
- a CDS encoding succinate dehydrogenase cytochrome b subunit SDH3, whose product MLCRVGLRPLARASIARSPVVSSALLRNVRFASTETMKVSHEQEQELLVQQRKNRPVSPHLQIYQPQLTWYLSGLHRITGVAMSGAFYALTCTYALSAVFGFPFEASTLVSAFAGLPFAVKLGAKAAMAFPFTFHSLNGIRHLVWDFGKELTIPGVYRTGYIVLAATAVFGTYLTFF is encoded by the exons ATGCTTTGCCGTGTTGGTTTGAGAC CCCTTGCAAGAGCTTCTATCGCTAGATCTCCGGTCGTTTCGTCGGCTTTGCTCAGAAATGTGAGATTTGCTTCCACAGAGACCATGAAGGTGAGCCACGAACAGGAGCAGgaacttcttgttcagcagagaaagaacCGTCCCGTCTCTCCACACTTGCAGATTTACCAGCCCCAGCTCACATGGTACTTGTCAGGTTTGCACAGAATCACCGGTGTGGCCATGTCGGGTGCTTTCTACGCCTTGACTTGCACCTACGCCCTTTCTGCTGTGTTTGGCTTCCCATTCGAGGCTTCCACACTTGTCTCTGCATTTGCCGGCTTGCCATTTGCCGTCAAGCTTGGTGCTAAGGCTGCCATGGCCTTCCCATTCACATTCCACTCCTTGAACGGAATCAGACATTTGGTGTGGGACTTCGGTAAAGAATTGACAATTCCAGGCGTCTACAGAACTGGTTACATTGTTTTGGCTGCTACCGCTGTCTTCGGAACCTACTTGACCTTCTTCTGA
- a CDS encoding kinetochore-associated Ndc80 complex subunit codes for MLGPEPQDLVYQTIESFETEPDLVILSRISDTIKQTEEKRQAKLDRLQQNISALEEQLAEAKAKLESLNHPSDVLKEQLSSLGKSPLDPNENTFQLMNTKSGELDSMKVALAKELRDIETQINQNHMTKMNLTKRKEELVAQKEQALAASVSENHNSSSMKISLFRSLGVHVDSTERADKIVIFDQKKNQTSVLDVDEKYSDYFISNYIWERL; via the coding sequence ATGCTAGGTCCCGAGCCCCAAGATCTCGTTTACCAAACCATAGAAAGTTTTGAAACGGAACCAGATCTCGTaattctttcaagaatatCTGATACTATTAAGCAGACGGAGGAGAAACGGCAGGCCAAGCTAGATCGTTTACAGCAAAACATAAGTgcacttgaagagcaacTTGCCGAGGCCAAAGCCAAACTTGAGAGTCTCAATCATCCAAGCGatgtgttgaaggagcagCTAAGCAGTCTTGGAAAGAGCCCGCTTGATCCCAATGAGAACACCTTCCAGCTAATGAATACAAAGTCTGGCGAGCTAGACTCGATGAAAGTGGCGTTAGCCAAGGAATTGAGAGATATTGAGACCCAAATCAACCAAAATCACATGACGAAAATGAACttgacgaaaagaaaggaggAGCTTGTAGCGCAGAAAGAGCAGGCGCTAGCAGCTAGTGTGTCAGAGAATCATAATTCCTCCAGCATGAAGATCAGCCTATTTAGAAGCCTAGGGGTTCATGTTGATCTGACAGAGAGGGCCGACAAGATTGTCATATTCGACCAGAAGAAAAACCAGACGTCAGTGCTAGACGTAGATGAGAAGTACTCCGACTACTTTATATCCAACTACATCTGGGAGCGTCTTTAA
- the STT3 gene encoding dolichyl-diphosphooligosaccharide--protein glycosyltransferase subunit STT3 yields MTKPSTVCGVKIDTIRLLLRAVIFISIAGAAISSRLFSVIRFESIIHEFDPWFNFRATKYLVSHSFYDFLNWFDDRTWYPLGRVTGGTLYPGLMVTSGIIWHALRDWFGLPVDIRNICVMLAPAFSGITAIFTYYFTKEMKDSNAGLLAAIFMGIAPGYISRSVAGSYDNEAIAITLLMATFYLWIKAMKVGSIFYGTLTALSYFYMVSAWGGYVFITNLIPLHVFVLILMGRYNHRLYTAYTTWYALGTIASMQIPFVGFLPIRSNDHMAALGVFGLLQLVALGAYVRSNVPTAQFRVFLTVSLILITLLGVAGLSALTAAGWIAPWTGRFYSLWDTNYAKIHIPIIASVSEHQPTAWPAFFFDTNMLIWLFPAGIFFCFQEMRDEHLFIIIYGVLGSYFAGVMVRLMLTLTPVVCVAAAIALSKLFDVYMDVSDIFSSQQEEEEFTDKKKKTPTIKKNAPFPIFKLLSKGVVLVSFVYYLVFFVLHCTWVTSNAYSSPSVVLASRNPDGSQNIIDDYREAYYWLRMNTPEDAKVMAWWDYGYQIGGMADRTTLVDNNTWNNTHIATVGKAMASNEETAYEILKKHDVDYVLVIFGGVLGYSGDDMNKFLWMVRISEGIWPEEIHERDYFSAKGEYKVDSEASTTMKNCMLYKMSYYRFAELFGGREAQDRARGQVIPSTPITLDTVEEAFTSQNWIVRIYKVKDLDNLGREPKAAADFARGSSTSNKRVRAVKKPALDLRA; encoded by the coding sequence ATGACCAAACCTTCCACGGTCTGCGGTGTCAAAATAGATACCATACGATTGCTTCTCCGTGCGGTCATTTTTATATCAATTGCTGGAGCGGCCATCTCCTCGCGTCTATTTTCAGTGATTCGTTTTGAGTCAATTATTCACGAGTTTGACCCTTGGTTCAACTTCAGAGCTACGAAGTATTTGGTGTCCCATTCTTTCTATGATTTCTTAAACTGGTTTGACGACAGAACCTGGTATCCCTTAGGCAGAGTTACGGGTGGTACTTTGTACCCAGGGTTGATGGTCACTTCAGGTATCATTTGGCACGCCTTGAGGGACTGGTTCGGGTTGCCTGTAGACATAAGGAACATTTGTGTGATGCTTGCGCCAGCATTTTCTGGAATCACTGCGATTTTCACATACTACTTTACCaaagaaatgaaggatTCTAACGCAGGTCTTTTGGCTGCTATCTTCATGGGCATTGCTCCGGGCTACATTTCCCGTTCTGTCGCTGGCTCGTACGATAACGAGGCTATTGCCATCACGTTGCTTATGGCCACATTCTATTTGTGGATTAAAGCCATGAAGGTGGGCTCCATCTTTTACGGGACCTTGACGGCCTTGTCGTACTTTTACATGGTATCTGCGTGGGGTGGCTAtgtcttcatcaccaatttGATTCCTTTGCACGTATTTgtcttgatcttgatggGTAGATACAACCACCGCTTGTACACGGCCTACACCACATGGTATGCCTTGGGGACCATTGCGTCTATGCAGATTCCATTTGTCGGGTTCTTGCCAATCCGCTCGAATGACCATATGGCTGCTTTGGGAGTGTTTGGATTGTTGCAATTGGTCGCTCTCGGTGCCTATGTCCGTTCCAATGTGCCAACTGCTCAATTCAGGGTGTTTTTGACGGTTTCTCTTATCTTAATCACCCTTTTGGGTGTAGCTGGCTTGTCTGCTTTGACTGCCGCTGGCTGGATTGCTCCATGGACGGGTAGATTCTACTCCTTGTGGGACACAAACTACGCCAAAATCCACATTCCTATTATTGCATCTGTTTCCGAGCATCAACCTACGGCATGGccagccttcttcttcgacacCAACATGTTGATCTGGTTATTCCCTGCTGGTATATTCTTCTGCTTCCAGGAGATGCGTGATGAAcacctcttcatcattatTTACGGTGTGCTTGGCTCCTACTTTGCTGGTGTGATGGTGAGATTGATGTTGACATTGACCCCGGTTGTCTGTGTGGCTGCCGCAATTGCCTTGTCCAAATTATTTGATGTGTACATGGATGTGTCTGACATCTTCAGCTCTCaacaagaggaagaggaatttactgacaagaagaagaagactcctactatcaagaagaatgcacCATTTCCTATCTTTAAATTGCTTAGCAAAGGCGTTGTGTTGGTGTCATTTGTATACTACCTCGTATTCTTTGTCCTCCACTGTACTTGGGTGACCTCCAACGCGTACTCATCCCCTTCGGTCGTGTTGGCTTCTCGTAACCCTGATGGAAGCCAAAATATCATTGATGACTACAGAGAGGCCTACTACTGGTTGAGAATGAACACTCCAGAAGACGCTAAGGTTATGGCATGGTGGGATTACGGCTACCAAATAGGTGGCATGGCTGACAGGACCACTTTGGTGGACAACAACACCTGGAACAACACCCACATCGCCACTGTTGGTAAGGCCATGGCTTCCAACGAGGAGACCGCGTacgaaattttgaaaaaacaTGATGTTGACTACGTGCTTGTCATCTTCGGAGGTGTATTGGGATACTCCGGAGATGACAtgaacaagtttctctGGATGGTGAGAATCTCTGAGGGTATTTGGCCCGAGGAAATTCATGAGAGAGATTACTTCAGCGCAAAAGGTGAGTATAAGGTCGATCTGGAGGCATCTACAACGATGAAAAACTGTATGTTATACAAGATGTCGTACTACAGATTTGCAGAGTTATTTGGTGGAAGAGAGGCTCAAGACAGGGCACGTGGCCAGGTAATTCCATCCACCCCAATCACCCTCGATACcgttgaagaagccttCACGTCGCAAAACTGGATTGTCAGAATCTACAAGGTGAAAGACCTTGACAACCTCGGCAGAGAGCCCAAGGCCGCCGCCGATTTCGCCCGGGGCAGCTCAACATCGAACAAGAGGGTGAGGGCGGTGAAGAAGCCAGCTTTGGATTTACGGGCTTGA
- the HAP42 gene encoding Hap42p: MQVQTSMSSENSQNENSNAQPATTKYAKIQPAIAIKPKPSVIPKSTFNPAYNQQAKTSSASQTDSLINTSRKWVLPPRPRPGRKPTTSGSSPGSEKAMQKRKPKVKREEAAAVTSAPSTSVIDSCGSPAQSKRRISTASGVAVAVTGVSNGSPQTSVNSSRKGSASASVTPAPSISTAASSPRNYSASTAQFPTSHDRVNDLQKSYLARIKEQELIKNYIDVLTKQIKQLRFVQSGVITFDVLNDTSIIETSRPAKQQASSFESLDHINNIHDLDKHLAYVTTQSNVLHSVTKKYNGVNNVGMGRPLSDDQTSMSVSRQVRTILDRRHPKDDVSSSVERSESFTPSLLQPLRMNTLDPEENLVVDIVNSGDSLGGERNRVDESMPEPSIEIMNLLQDSETKPALDKKPRKIGCGFCTNDTPCVCFDADTF; this comes from the coding sequence ATGCAAGTACAGACGAGTATGAGCTCAGAGAACTCGCAGAACGAGAATTCAAATGCTCAGCCTGCAACAACAAAGTACGCTAAGATCCAGCCTGCTATAGCCATCAAGCCCAAACCATCCGTCATCCCCAAGTCAACCTTCAACCCAGCATACAACCAGCAAgcaaaaacatcatcagCTTCTCAAACAGATAGCCTTATCAACACATCTCGAAAATGGGTGTTGCCACCAAGACCACGGCCTGGTCGAAAACCCACGACATCGGGGAGTTCCCCAGGTTCGGAGAAAGCAAtgcagaagagaaagcctAAGGTGAAACGGGAGGAAGCCGCTGCTGTCACTTCAGCTCCTTCTACTTCAGTGATTGATTCTTGTGGCTCTCCTGCTCAATCTAAGAGACGCATCAGCACTGCCTCGGGTGTCGCAGTTGCTGTGACGGGAGTGTCCAACGGCTCACCACAGACTAGCGTGAACTCATCTAGAAAGGGCTCTGCGAGCGCCAGTGTTACCCCAGCACCTTCTATAAGTACCGCAGCAAGCTCCCCCAGAAATTACTCTGCTTCGACTGCCCAGTTTCCAACATCTCATGATCGTGTGAATGATCTTCAGAAGAGCTACCTAGCGAGAATCAAAGAGCAGGAACTCATAAAGAATTATATTGACGTACTAACAAAGCAAATAAAGCAATTGCGATTCGTCCAAAGCGGTGTCATTACGTTTGATGTTCTCAATGACACGAGCATCATAGAGACTTCAAGACCTGCTAAGCAACAGGCGCTGTCTTTTGAGCTGCTTGACCACATAAACAATATTCATGACTTGGATAAGCATCTTGCCTATGTGACTACGCAGCTGAATGTACTCCATTCCGTCACAAAGAAATATAACGGTGTGAATAACGTCGGAATGGGCAGGCCCCTATCAGACGATCAGACCTCAATGCTGGTTCTGCGGCAGGTCCGCACCATACTTGATCGCCGTCACCCCAAGGATGATGTCTCATCCTCCGTAGAGAGGTCCGAATCATTTACGCCGAGTCTATTACAACCCCTTCGTATGAATACGCTAGATCCGGAAGAGAATCTAGTAGTTGACATTGTGAATTCAGGTGATTCACTTGGCGGTGAGCGCAATCGAGTAGACGAATCCATGCCTGAGCCATCGATCGAAATAATGAACCTTCTACAAGACAGCGAAACGAAACCTGCTCTTGATaagaagccaagaaagATTGGTTGTGGGTTTTGTACTAATGATACGCCTTGTGTATGTTTCGATGCTGATACTTTTTAG
- a CDS encoding mRNA (N6-adenosine)-methyltransferase has protein sequence MPPEFSLLAEFFLIYGDGIVERPWSGRIHTINFVYSTFLSKHGQKWNEDLDVFYDLLQRFNYISNDALEFRTTFERPGVELVFVNRLKVELMKKLPSMGVFTAPVPFTIKGFEPDWRASLNDLLAPKAKSDWALSLIDDDAQAIWDLLEQPTATEVLAAERAKLITVKKAFYHACDDTTHNQVLAKLCFNSRSLGHNFSELPTNAKVRKIINANRTQLPKGVFNCQKHKVHYLPLITNSTDVNLGNCSYLDTCHKLRSCRYVHFYTLNPSQQEEDHLPNPDSELAIDYTIGVPGIVMPVLPPQWICCDVRKLPFSVLGKFAAIISDPAWDIHTSLPYATCKDAELLSLPMNELQDEGVLFLWVTGRSIEIGRKALAQWGYTISDEMIWIKLNQLRRTIVTGRTGHWINHSKENLIVGIKGNPFWLNRKVDLDYIVSGTRETSRKPDELYDIVERLVGKHARKLEIFGRDHNIRDGWFTIGNQLTGTSIYEEEVLKKYNQHLKHADADTGGGGGAAGAAASASSRLT, from the exons ATGCCACCTGAATTTTCCTTGCTCGCTGAATTCTTTCTTATTTACGGAGACGGGATCGTCGAACGGCCGTGGCTGGGTAGAATCCATACCATCAACTTTGTCTACTCGACTTTTTTATCCAAACATGGCCAGAAGTGGAACGAAGACCTTGATGTGTTTTACGACCTCCTTCAGAGATTTAATTATATTAGCAACGACGCACTTGAGTTCAGGACAACCTTCGAGAGGCCTGGGGTAGAGCTTGTTTTCGTGAACAGGTTGAAGGtggagttgatgaagaagcttccgTCCATGGGAGTGTTCACTGCTCCCGTGCCATTCACAATCAAAGGCTTTGAGCCGGATTGGAGGGCAAGCTTGAATGACTTATTGGCGCCGAAAGCAAAGTCTGATTGGGCATTGCTGCTTATTGATGACGACGCCCAAGCCATCTGGGACTTGTTGGAGCAACCTACGGCCACGGAGGTGCTTGCTGCTGAGAGGGCAAAATTGATAACTGTGAAAAAGGCATTTTACCATGCGTGTGATGACACCACACATAACCAGGTGCTTGCAAAGCTCTGTTTTAACTCGAGATCCTTGGGCCACAACTTCCTGGAGTTGCCTACCAACGCCAAGGTGAGGAAGATCATCAACGCAAACAGAACACAACTCCCTAAAGGCGTCTTCAACTGCCAGAAACATAAAGTTCACTACTTGCCCTTGATTACCAACTCTACTGATGTGAACTTAGGCAACTGTTCCTACTTGGACACATGCCACAAGCTTAGAAGTTGCAGATATGTTCATTTTTACACGTTGAACCCTCTGCAAcaggaagaagatcatcttCCAAATCCAGATTCCGAACTTGCTATTGATTATACCATTGGAGTGCCTGGCATAGTCATGCCCGTGTTGCCACCACAATGGATCTGCTGTGACGTACGCAAGCTTCCTTTCTCGGTGCTAGGCAAATTCGCTGCCATCATCTCCGACCCGGCGTGGGACATCCACACGTCACTCCCTTATGCAACTTGCAAGGATGCAGAGCTCTTATCGTTGCCGATGAATGAGCTTCAAGATGAAGGCGTCTTGTTTCTTTGGGTAACTGGTCGCTCTATTGAAATTGGCCGTAAGGCTCTTGCGCAATGGGGGTACACTATTTCGGATGAGATGATCTGGATTAAGCTCAAccaattgagaagaacCATCGTCACCGGCAGAACCGGGCACTGGATTAACCATTCAAAGGAAAACCTCATTGTGGGAATAAAGGGAAATCCATTTTGGCTCAACAGGAAGGTCGATCTTGACTACATCGTGAGTGGAACTAgagaaacttcaagaaagccTGATGAGCTTTACGATATCGTCGAGAGGCTCGTGGGAAAGCACGCTAGAAAATTGGAGATATTTGGTCGTGACCATAACATCCGTGACGGGTGGTTTA CTATTGGCAATCAGTTAACGGGAACTTCAATttacgaagaagaagtattgaagaagtacaacCAGCATTTGAAGCACGCTGACGCTGATactggtggtggtggtggtgctgctggtgctgctgcttctgctctGCTGAGACTAACTTAG